The genomic stretch TCATCATTAAAGGATGATGGCACAAATCAAAAAGATCGCTCACTTATCCAAAAACAAATTAGATAGGAAACACCTTGAGGAAAAACTGTGGATCTTTAGCATAATGTTCCATATGAGTATCCATCGCTGACACCAGTTTCAGAATGATTTGGTATTGCGGGTCAGAATGCAAATTAACAAATAGTCCAGGATCGCGCCGCTCAATCTCTTTTCCCAACATATACGCATAACTGAAGGCTTGGAATGACGCTGCAATTATGGACATTCTAAGTAGTTGCCCTATATCCATCAAAGATATGGGAACATACCCCCGCTTGCTCGTCATGTTTGGTAGATTGATGGCATAACGCATGAAAGCCGCTTCGCCTACAGTAAGAAAGCCTTTCCCCATCGCGGGACTAGGGTGCCAATACTGGGTATTTAAGATATCGAAAAGACGAAAGCCGTATTGTCCCAACAGCTTCATTTGATCGTCGAACAATCCTTGATCCTCATAAATTTCAAAAAACTCAACCTCGGTGATAACACATAAGACCTTTTCAAGTGTCCGCCGGGCACCACGCAAAATACGCAATTCAGCACCTTGAGCGTCTATACTGATGATGTCTGGCGTTGGTACGACACCGCTATCAACAATTTCATCAATAGAAACCGTATCAACCGTGATTATATGGTCAAGTTCAGCATTCTCCCCCCATGTATGGCAATGTGTATAGACGGGATCTTCCTTGGCGGCCAAAGACGAACAAGCTAAAAGGCTGCTACTTAACGGGAATTTATTAACGCAAAAAGAAGTTTTTCCGCATCGCTCATCAATAGCCTTGTAAATAACCGTTGTCGGAACACCATCTTTGTTAAGTTTTGTCAATATAGAGGTATCGATGTCCTCAGTCCCGACACGAGCCTCAAAAAGCACCATATGTATCTGGGGTTTCATGTTATTGACTACGCACATAGCTGGGCCATAATCGCCTTCACCACCAATATGATAGATAACAATCTCTCGTTCGTTTTTTCTTGATGCAGAGACACTATTTCCTAAATCTATCTTCATTTGTTAATTCCTTCTTCATTTGTTAATTCCTTTTGAGAAAAAATAATCATTCTTTAAGTATTGGTTCTTAAGAATTAACACTAAATTTATGTGTTTTTAATTTGAAGAATTTCAAAGTCTTCAAATTAGGATACTACACTAAAAATTAAAGTATTTTTTTACTAAAAAATTATATCCTTAATTCGCTATGTAGTAATAAAATGTTCCACGAATA from Desulfobacterales bacterium encodes the following:
- a CDS encoding FkbM family methyltransferase → MKIDLGNSVSASRKNEREIVIYHIGGEGDYGPAMCVVNNMKPQIHMVLFEARVGTEDIDTSILTKLNKDGVPTTVIYKAIDERCGKTSFCVNKFPLSSSLLACSSLAAKEDPVYTHCHTWGENAELDHIITVDTVSIDEIVDSGVVPTPDIISIDAQGAELRILRGARRTLEKVLCVITEVEFFEIYEDQGLFDDQMKLLGQYGFRLFDILNTQYWHPSPAMGKGFLTVGEAAFMRYAINLPNMTSKRGYVPISLMDIGQLLRMSIIAASFQAFSYAYMLGKEIERRDPGLFVNLHSDPQYQIILKLVSAMDTHMEHYAKDPQFFLKVFPI